The Phaseolus vulgaris cultivar G19833 chromosome 10, P. vulgaris v2.0, whole genome shotgun sequence DNA window gaatttcattaaaataaaattacataaaaatgaTAAGATTTTATCTTAGTTAATTAAACACGATGGATAAGTTATTgtaatttgtttaatatatatttaattcttataaattaaaaaattaattacatcaTCCAGCCACATACGGTACAGCGAAAATTGATTTAACTTTTCTTTGTATTATCAATCTAAATGcgtattttttaaatgaagaagtTTTAGggttcatttatttatttattatgttatttttttattattttataagaaatattatacctgtttatatatatttttttttaaaaatttggtacttgtttttgAACAAAGTTTTCACCACTCTTCCTTTGTATTTTTCCTCCTTCACTTTATACACTCCAATTTCAAATGGTATTTGTAAAAGACATTCTCATACTCAAGTGAGAACTTGGTATTCGATGTTTGgtattattaatacaaaataatgATGTACCTTATTCTTAAAATCGGTGTCTACCTATATGATTATGATGAACTATTTGTTATTGGTTCAGATTATAATTTTTGGATAATGATTAAGAGTGTATTACCTGATGTTTGACCACTGATTAATCTTGTTAGTATTTTATTTAGATATTATGAATTTAGTCGTGTGAGTCATATGAATTTAGTTGTGTGAGTCAGCCTTAATCATACATTTTGAGGTTTCCAACTATCTTATTATGACGGATCAATAtagtatttatataatttaaaattatacctAATAgacttaaaataatatattacaacCTAAGTTCATTTCTTGTATATTATTACTAAATTTGAAAAGTGTTATCTCTTGAGAAAGGGGAGTTTGGTTGGCAAAAGTTGGTTCCATGAGAAACAACACAACctgttcatattttttttttcctgaagAGAAAATCTTTGTCTTTTTTTTGGTGCACCATAAATAATTGTACAAGGAGAGAAGcatgtttatgtttttttcaCCTTTTTTTCTCCTAATGGTAGATCCATGTCTTTTGTTTTCGATGAAAATTTAACCATTAAGGGCGTGTTCGGGACAGCAAAAAAAGTAAATgaaaaatagtgaaaaaaatACAAGTGTTTAATTTAGGCATCTAACTGTATGACAGAATTGTTAAATCTAAAAGGTATCCAAACAAGACACTAGAGTGTTAATTATGGATCGGTTccttttaaaggaaaaaaaaaacaatttagtGATTATTTGTAAAAGTAAATTCATGTTCtataaaaaaatggtttaaatagtttataacttttttacggatattttttaattgttttggaaACAAATAATAACAAACACATGAGAAgccatttttaaaaaaacaaaagtaattatttgatttaaaaattgCACAACTAGTCTCTATAAGGTACGGCTGTGGATaatttaattacatataaaGAGGAGGAATAATTGAAATGGAAACAAGAaatagcaggtaacaggtattatgtataaaaaaaattattttattgtttataatttcaaattaaatcAATATCACAACAATATATTTACATAGATCTATCTTAAGGCTTTTATATATatgcttaaaaaatatatattttttagttcaaCCTTCAATTTTGTATATTATATGTTCATACTTAATTCAATTATTCTAGGATGCTTTAAATTAATGGGTTTAGGATTAAATGTGAATGATGGAATAcatacaaaataagaaaaaagaaaaaatatatttttaaatataaaactaaaatttaaagatTAGTGTTGCTTCAATAACTTTATTACTAGAGAATATAGATAACAATCTTAGGAGATATCCTGATTTGCGTCAAGAAATACGAAGGAAAAAAAGTTCAAacacactttttatttttttacaattttctcTTAAATTATTAGAGAGAGATTAGactcttttattttattgtatataagtgggtgcaaacctcaacttcATGAACcaattttatggagttgagttatacttaaagtttacttcttaatatggtatcaaagccaTTTCAAGTATATCTTAAAAATCCTACATCAACTAGATATTATAGTATTTCATTATATCCTTCCACAAACCAAATTACAAATACAAATTAAAGAATTACAATTTATTATTATGCATAGTGGAGTTTGGTGTTTATTATATTACTTAAGAGAATCAATCACATCATGAATCCTAGTTCATCTGAAGAACCGAACTGAATGAATTGGGACCACAAATATGGAGTGGTCCATGCATTCTCTCATCATCTTTTTAGAGGATACCAACCTATCTCACACtgctttttcctttttattcaCTCCAAAACAACTCTGCATCTTCGTTTACAACATTCCTTATCAAGTACCAAATGTTGGTTCGTCCACTTTTTCCATATTTCCTCCACCCTTCGTTTCGTCCTAAATGGTAAGCATTTCATCAAACGTCTTATCTGCATAATACATTTCCTACTTGTGTCACCATCAACGCTCACAAATTAGGTTATTCTAAACCCCCattacatataaataaatataaataaaaattcatatattttgaGAACTGTGCACCAAATTATaaccaaagagaaaaacaactttTTATTAAGTATAAATCTAGGTTTTACATGTTTGATTAATACTTAATTATAATCAATATTTATTCTTCTCATATTAGGATTGAGAGAATTATTATCTTCTTTTTTGGTCGTCCTTTTGTAAATTCCTAGTTCGAATAGTATCTGCAAAAGGCATTAAAGTAAGATTTCGGTATTCGGTGTTGAATGCAATTAATGTGGGATGATGACGTAccttatttatatgattattatgAGCAATTTGCTATTGGGCCGGATTATAATTTTGGATCAGAGCATAGTATCTGATGCTTAATTACTGTTTGGTGCAGTTAATCTTTTATTAAGTTTAACGAAATCTGGTCATATCATCGATCGACACGTTGAGACCTCCATCTATCGTCTTATAGCTATCGATACACTTGCTCCCAGACTCGAGAGGTTTGAACTTGAAGAATTTATTTGTGACAGTTGCACTTAccactaataaatataaatttaagttttgtaTGTTTGATTAATACTTAATTATACTCAATATTTATCTACAACTAATACTAACTTTCTACGTGGAATGACTGTATATCTACTCACAAAATTGAtctataatacaaaaaaataacttattttttaaaactttacaCTGTTAGTGTTGGAAGAATTGTCTGGGCCTTGTCGTGAACCGTTTGGACCCGTTCTGCACCCAGATTCCTGCGCGTGGGCCCACCCTGAGCCCATAATGGTTTCAGACTAATATTATTGTTCTTTTCATGTCACATTTCGATTTTGTGAAGATATTCTGTTCTTGGAATGTAGTAACAACAATAAAGTGAAATACAAATTCATGCatcatagaataaaaaaaatctttgactCTTATTTTATGGCttgaaaaaatatcttttaaggATAAAAAAGTCACATGTCTATAACACTAAATATATATGATGATGGGGAACTTTTTGTTCCATgcccatttaaaaaaaaaattaatttgaaaaaaaaaatctcattctctCATACACAAAATACAATTAACTTAacttatttgatattttttaatttgtctaTACCTTTTAacttaacttattttatttctatatgtaaattaaattttaatttgtttaatatcCATAACTATAAATAACATTAGTCACGGTTTAAATTACTCATTCTGAACCTAAAATGCAATTTAGATTTAAAACATACATTTCATTATAACTCACAACACAGTTAACTAcatcaatatttatttattacagattttaattatataaagtaAAACATCCATCGTGTACCATggatgaaataaaatattagtctTTATTCGTTCTAAATTCTCacatttcataaaaataatgtaattttattagttcattaaaaattaagatcaattgcttttaaaaaattaacaaaattaaagaaaatataatctAAGAAAAGACATATGTCTAAAATTATATCTTTTGTAACCACGATatcattaaaacaaaaatttcatCTTACAAGATACAATATAAATAGTATGctctaatttatttatgatctagaatttaatttagataatttttttttcaaaagacaCAAGTTGTTATTATTTCAGGCAAATCAATATTGGTTATGTGGGGTTATTTTGattatatattgtaatttttatttaaaatattataaattatttataattttgaaacgTACACATGTATTTTTCTCtctaaaatatcatttttaaccattttaatatttgaaatttccaATTGAAGGTATTAGATTTTATTGAGAAAAAAACTAaaccaaaatttatatattaataaatcaaaacttatatattaataaaaacgataatctatattattaataaatttttttaataaaatactaGATGaagtttataatattaataaaaatactttatatgaacaaaatctaaattttaatttttttttttcatatgatgacagatgattgttgttagtGTGAGTGTAACCGATGTCGTCTCGTGATAATTACTAAAggtgaaaacttttataaaaaaaatgattttattgacAAAACTAACAAACTAACAAGAAGAAGGCCCAGTAATAGTGATGGGCCACATTATCTATCTGTAAGGCCTTTCCCTGCAACAGATGAGAATCAGAAGAAGGCAATAGATTTGGATTTGGGGAACATTTGGTTGATTAGGGTTTGTTGGTGTTCATACTTTTGTTTTGTGTAGCAGTTGCCTCACAGTAACAGCAAACAATGGAAGCAATCACGGAGGGAGTGAACAACATCAACATCACTGAAGCCTACAAGAAGAATCGCATTCAGGTCTCCAATACCAAAAAGCCCCTCTTCTTTTACGTTAATCTTGCCAAGGTACTAATCTTCCTTTCGATattcctcattttttttttcagttatggattttgtttaatttttgtgttcatgttggatttggattttatttgattttgtttaatattttttgcagAGGTACATGCAACAGCATAATGAGGTCGAGCTCTCAGCACTGGGAATGGGTATAATGTcttcaactttttttctttttgcataTTTTATCATGTGGATTTTGCATTCCGTAAGCATTTTTAGCTAATTAGGAATTTGTTTTAGGCAGATTCACAAATGATTCAAGGCTATGGCTGGTTGAATAGGTGGTTGATGTGTTATTTACTTTTCTTCTGCTATTTGATTTTCCTCATCCCATTAGTATGTAGCATCTTTctcagagagaaagaaaaaatttgAATCTCCTGAGATTTGGGTATTTGTGGagagaaataatatatattcattGGAGAAGTCATTTTGTGGAATTGAACCGAATGTACTCcctcaaataaaatttattgaagttttcTTAATGCATCCAGGTAATATTTGACCGATCCTTACACTgtgaaatgattttataaaattagaaaaatatccATTTTCTCTGAAAATCTTACCCGTGATCGTCTGCTTTTCACCTGCTCTTCTTAACGAACTCACCTTTCAGAAGAGCAGCCATGCATTCTTGTACTGGTACTTGTTGTACCATTCCTTCCCCCTTTACCATTGCTCTCTGCTGCATTTCTTATCCCCCATCACTGTCAAATTTAGATATACAATTCTATAAAATTGAGTAGGACAGACATGAGAGAGAGACTTTAAGTAACTCTATGTCTCTTCTATTTGTGTGGAAAGTGGGAACATATATTATGGATGAAGTGGAATGAATAGAATATAAGTCTGAATTTTGACATTGTTGATTTGTTTGCTACATTGTCTGCTGCTTTTAGTTAATTAACACAAGACAACCCTCAAACCAAGTTTCTGATTGAAGAAGGGTTACATTGAACTATATTGTGGCCTATGTTGACATCTGTTTCAAAATTTACTTGTAATGCTGGACGCAGATTTATGCTCTTGATTTTGCTGATGTAAGCATAAACAAATATTGGAGTTATGATGAACTGTGTTGCTCTTTGTTTAACCAAGCTGTATAGCTCCTGACTACACTGAAGTTCTACTCTAACGGCCATTCTAATTTGAACTCCaccttatagttttaattttggATTGAAGTATAATACATTTATTCTATGGGATTGTAGAGTGATATCCACAATTAAAATGAGGAAGGAGACTGGGTCTACTACGTGGTTTATGTATAGCCATTCTTTTGAACCTATTTCTgatatcctttttttttatttgcttttttGTCCAGCTATTGCTACAGTGGTTACTGTTGCTGAAATCTTGAAAAACAATGGGCTTGCTGTTGAAAAGAGTGAGATATTATATTCTCTCTTTTTGGAAATGTCTCCCTTCTCCCCATCTTCTCTAATTATTGAAAAATCAAACTTCATTCTGATGGAATCTTTTCGCAGAAATCATGACATCAACAGTTGACATTAAAGATGATTCTAGAGGAAGACCCGTCCAGAAGGCCAAGGTAAGGATAAAAACCACTTTATTTTTTCCTACATTAGGATGTGTTCTATGAATCCTTGTAAAATACTTATGGTGATAAATCATGTCTTAGATTGAAATATTACTGGGGAA harbors:
- the LOC137818120 gene encoding uncharacterized protein At2g34160-like — its product is MEAITEGVNNINITEAYKKNRIQVSNTKKPLFFYVNLAKRYMQQHNEVELSALGMAIATVVTVAEILKNNGLAVEKKIMTSTVDIKDDSRGRPVQKAKIEILLGKTANFDELMAAAAAEDGENGEAEEHTA